A window of the Desulfobacula toluolica Tol2 genome harbors these coding sequences:
- a CDS encoding phage tail tape measure protein: MSHDIDIKIKTKTEGSAEVQKLEKDLSALGKIESFKKLKKDVQESKAAWVAAQAEVSKLAKEIKAADQPTKDLSNRFNKAKKEAGTLKKAFQQNHQSLQKLRRSLKEAGINTENLSAEQKKLKQSLSQTRQEFSKAAKIDAAKGMLNVRPYKDIQSEIKQTGEAYNLLKKSGKLTAKELSEAKLQLKKRIRELKNETNSWSGSLSTASAGLAALAGIGFTFVKSFTGFSGFSQRMAEVNTLLDVSKDRHAALSKEILTLSTRIPQTASELAAAEYDIISAGVALEKSTTVLELSAKAAVAGVTDTKTAVNVGVSVINAYGKSIGELDDVYDILFQTVKSGVTTFPELAQHIGDVLPTARSAGVKFQDVATSIATMTKAGIKTPQAVTALKGAITAMAAPAPEAKKKFEELGITWEGLIPTLEAIRKKSLSMDQLRMLIPDVEARTAVMALTQNLDGLKEITDGMTKSAGSMQDAFDKMKDTPENQIKLFKNEISELGIELGGLVSKGLLPALKGIRLFKDAVSETDTPTKILLSTLAAGSAVFLLWKMGLSTVVLGLKECMSNIALTRASVGSLTTQFKAASLAMKAGLIINIAYTGVEIWKAVQAFREMRDAQKEAKDAQNRLYDSSDRIMKKFQEFKDVKLPEDITGTAPEELEELSRKLAKTKAYWVALQVQLQTKSEKTTFLGTATKEAIDAKAELKVVNQRIKEINSDLKKVKTAGEQAADAMKKPAEAVKATKEQLDDFEKQAKAAYKTAKAEAEKYAKKVIEWEDKIKTARMSTADKLRELNRKGMTDEEQWNDERLQADEKFYAAKEALRNGDYKLAETLAKDAEGLYAGLAEEIKSSTKDGEDIIVKSLDTTKEVAKDGVKAVGNFMIDLYSEQKDNAKSSQGQWEETAKAIQKQLDEITKKRETNVEIILENLEDAQSEINDLTRDETKTITITTIQKTVKQTVEEKQTGGPVGFASGGRLPGYGGGDKIKALLEAGEFVIRKEAVAKYGAGFFSKLNSMRLNLPDMQRVVKARIGGLISNLSLPEIPVQRFATGGMAMANGGQSPSETLVVRFQAGDMEAPVKITDPDSRMAIKKMAKEMSRMRLTYAR, encoded by the coding sequence ATGAGTCACGATATTGATATAAAAATCAAGACGAAAACCGAAGGGTCTGCCGAGGTACAAAAGCTTGAAAAAGATTTGTCCGCCCTGGGTAAAATCGAGTCCTTTAAAAAACTGAAAAAGGATGTCCAGGAAAGTAAAGCGGCCTGGGTTGCGGCCCAGGCAGAGGTATCCAAACTTGCAAAAGAGATCAAGGCTGCAGATCAGCCGACAAAAGACCTTTCCAACCGGTTCAATAAGGCAAAAAAAGAGGCGGGTACATTAAAAAAGGCTTTTCAACAGAATCATCAATCCTTGCAAAAATTGCGGAGGTCCCTGAAAGAAGCCGGGATTAATACTGAAAATTTAAGTGCCGAGCAAAAAAAGCTTAAACAGTCCTTATCCCAAACCCGGCAGGAATTTTCAAAGGCGGCAAAGATCGACGCCGCAAAGGGTATGTTGAATGTAAGACCATATAAAGATATTCAGAGCGAAATCAAACAGACGGGTGAGGCTTATAACCTGCTGAAGAAATCCGGCAAGCTTACCGCAAAAGAACTATCCGAGGCCAAGCTGCAGCTCAAAAAAAGAATCAGAGAACTCAAGAATGAAACCAACAGCTGGTCGGGCTCTCTTTCAACGGCATCCGCAGGCCTTGCCGCCCTGGCCGGTATCGGTTTCACCTTTGTCAAGTCATTCACCGGCTTCAGCGGATTTTCCCAGCGTATGGCGGAGGTGAATACCTTATTGGACGTGTCAAAGGATCGCCATGCCGCATTGTCAAAAGAGATCTTGACCCTGTCCACAAGGATTCCCCAGACCGCGTCTGAACTGGCCGCTGCTGAATATGATATCATTTCGGCAGGGGTTGCACTTGAAAAATCAACCACTGTTCTTGAGTTGTCTGCCAAGGCTGCTGTTGCCGGTGTTACCGACACCAAGACTGCTGTTAATGTCGGTGTCAGCGTGATCAACGCTTACGGCAAATCAATTGGTGAACTTGATGATGTATATGACATTTTGTTCCAGACCGTAAAGTCCGGTGTGACAACCTTTCCCGAACTGGCTCAACACATCGGTGACGTGCTGCCCACGGCACGGTCGGCAGGTGTGAAATTCCAGGATGTGGCGACAAGCATTGCCACCATGACCAAGGCCGGGATCAAAACCCCGCAAGCGGTCACGGCCCTTAAGGGTGCCATTACGGCCATGGCCGCTCCCGCGCCCGAGGCCAAAAAGAAATTTGAAGAATTGGGAATCACCTGGGAGGGACTGATCCCGACACTGGAAGCCATTCGCAAAAAATCGCTTTCCATGGATCAATTGCGGATGTTGATCCCGGACGTGGAAGCAAGAACAGCCGTTATGGCCCTGACCCAGAATCTGGACGGGCTCAAGGAAATAACGGACGGTATGACCAAGTCAGCCGGTTCCATGCAGGACGCTTTTGACAAGATGAAGGACACGCCGGAAAATCAGATCAAGCTTTTTAAGAACGAAATCAGCGAGCTTGGCATTGAGCTTGGCGGTTTAGTCTCAAAGGGTTTGCTTCCGGCGTTAAAGGGCATCCGGTTGTTCAAGGATGCGGTGTCGGAAACGGATACGCCTACCAAAATTTTGCTTTCGACCTTGGCTGCAGGATCTGCCGTATTTCTGCTGTGGAAAATGGGGCTGTCAACGGTTGTGCTTGGGCTCAAAGAATGTATGAGTAATATTGCGTTGACACGGGCTTCCGTCGGATCTCTTACAACTCAGTTTAAGGCGGCTAGCCTGGCGATGAAAGCTGGCCTTATTATTAACATTGCTTACACCGGGGTCGAGATCTGGAAGGCTGTTCAGGCATTCCGTGAAATGCGTGATGCCCAGAAAGAAGCTAAGGACGCACAAAACCGGCTGTATGATTCTTCTGATAGGATCATGAAAAAGTTTCAAGAATTCAAAGATGTAAAACTGCCGGAAGATATAACAGGCACGGCCCCGGAAGAACTGGAAGAGCTGAGCAGGAAACTTGCAAAGACAAAGGCTTATTGGGTGGCCCTGCAGGTTCAGCTACAGACCAAATCTGAAAAAACTACCTTTTTGGGAACTGCCACAAAGGAAGCCATTGACGCAAAAGCTGAGCTGAAGGTCGTGAATCAGCGCATAAAAGAAATCAACAGCGATTTAAAAAAAGTTAAAACAGCCGGTGAGCAGGCAGCGGATGCCATGAAAAAACCGGCTGAAGCGGTCAAGGCGACAAAGGAGCAGCTGGACGATTTTGAAAAGCAGGCCAAGGCAGCATATAAAACCGCCAAAGCCGAGGCTGAAAAATATGCCAAAAAGGTGATTGAGTGGGAAGATAAAATCAAGACCGCCCGCATGTCCACCGCAGACAAGCTCCGGGAGCTGAACCGGAAGGGCATGACTGATGAAGAACAGTGGAACGATGAACGGTTGCAGGCGGATGAAAAGTTTTATGCAGCAAAAGAAGCCCTGAGAAATGGTGATTATAAATTAGCAGAGACTCTGGCAAAAGATGCTGAAGGCCTTTATGCCGGGCTTGCTGAAGAAATCAAAAGCTCAACAAAAGATGGTGAGGATATCATTGTCAAAAGTCTTGACACGACGAAAGAGGTCGCGAAAGATGGAGTTAAAGCTGTTGGTAATTTCATGATTGATTTGTATTCGGAACAAAAAGATAACGCCAAAAGTTCACAAGGGCAATGGGAAGAAACCGCAAAGGCAATTCAAAAGCAATTGGATGAAATCACAAAAAAGAGAGAAACAAATGTAGAGATCATCCTTGAGAATCTTGAAGACGCTCAATCTGAGATAAATGATTTAACCAGAGATGAAACCAAAACCATTACCATTACGACCATCCAAAAAACCGTAAAACAAACAGTTGAAGAAAAACAGACCGGCGGGCCTGTCGGTTTTGCCAGCGGTGGACGTCTTCCTGGTTATGGAGGCGGAGATAAGATAAAGGCACTGCTGGAAGCCGGGGAGTTCGTTATCCGCAAGGAAGCCGTTGCAAAGTACGGTGCCGGATTTTTTAGCAAATTAAACTCCATGCGCCTTAACCTGCCTGACATGCAGAGAGTAGTTAAAGCCAGAATCGGCGGGTTAATTTCAAATTTATCACTCCCTGAAATACCGGTTCAAAGGTTTGCCACCGGTGGTATGGCCATGGCCAACGGTGGACAATCCCCTTCTGAAACTCTTGTTGTCCGATTCCAGGCAGGGGACATGGAAGCCCCGGTCAAGATCACTGATCCTGATTCCCGTATGGCGATTAAAAAAATGGCAAAAGAAATGTCAAGAATGAGGCTTACCTATGCCCGGTAA
- a CDS encoding phage portal protein — protein MSGNPPVLYGPDNRPLRQTGAKPYGSYEVSRVAGGLRGTLSNWFVSRNTAYSARMERQVIADRAEDLAANDTHAASSIDSIAVNSVGTGLQPQSRPNAKVLGWNEVQSREFQTQAEWAWHIWQQESDAAGRLSFWQNCLVAIRTMLIKGEFFRIPLMINRPGRVFSLALQAVDPLRVYTPSDLTEKENIKDGVEFGEYGMPTGYWVADPDDAFINYDLASCDFTKVRAKAGHRPGAIHNFIAKTEEQVRGVSILAPAMKFFKDLNDYLEFEVVGAIIASSFPVFIETSDPYGTAEGMRSADPNAEKTRYHESVPGTVLYGNINEKPHVLKSDRPGNSFDAFVERILRAIGASIGMPYEVIAKDFSKTNYSSARAALLEAGRVFAMYQKWMVDGFCQPVWSMVLEEAWLRGMIVLPKGSPDWYDAVHAYTRATWIPPRKGNVDPLKEIKANILAIQHNISTLAGVTAEIGGGDYEANLQQRSCERKLERKLDIIPPAEVKKQSQKEPSDDSEK, from the coding sequence ATGAGCGGCAATCCTCCTGTCCTTTACGGACCTGATAACCGGCCATTGCGGCAGACCGGGGCCAAACCATACGGATCATATGAGGTGTCAAGGGTTGCCGGTGGATTACGCGGGACCCTTTCAAACTGGTTTGTATCCAGGAACACTGCCTATTCCGCAAGGATGGAAAGACAGGTCATTGCAGACCGGGCCGAGGATCTTGCCGCAAATGACACCCATGCCGCATCCAGTATTGATTCCATTGCCGTCAACTCCGTTGGAACCGGGTTGCAGCCCCAGTCCAGACCGAATGCAAAGGTTCTGGGTTGGAACGAGGTTCAGTCCCGGGAATTTCAGACCCAGGCGGAGTGGGCCTGGCATATCTGGCAGCAGGAAAGTGATGCTGCAGGCAGGCTTTCTTTCTGGCAGAACTGTCTTGTGGCCATACGAACCATGCTTATCAAAGGGGAATTCTTTCGCATTCCTTTGATGATTAACCGTCCGGGCAGGGTATTTTCCCTGGCCCTGCAGGCGGTTGATCCGCTGCGAGTATACACGCCTTCTGATTTGACGGAAAAAGAAAATATCAAGGACGGGGTGGAGTTCGGGGAATACGGCATGCCCACCGGATACTGGGTGGCTGATCCTGATGATGCATTCATAAACTATGATCTTGCTTCCTGTGATTTTACCAAAGTCAGGGCCAAGGCCGGACACCGGCCAGGTGCAATCCATAATTTCATCGCCAAAACAGAAGAACAGGTTCGGGGTGTTTCCATCCTTGCACCTGCCATGAAGTTTTTCAAAGATCTCAATGACTATCTTGAATTTGAGGTGGTGGGTGCCATCATTGCATCTTCTTTCCCTGTGTTTATCGAAACCTCTGATCCCTATGGCACGGCTGAAGGGATGCGCAGTGCTGATCCGAATGCTGAAAAAACACGGTATCATGAATCCGTACCCGGTACGGTTCTTTACGGCAATATCAATGAAAAGCCCCATGTTCTTAAAAGCGACCGCCCGGGTAATTCCTTTGACGCTTTTGTGGAGCGGATTCTGCGGGCCATTGGTGCTTCCATCGGCATGCCCTATGAAGTGATTGCCAAAGATTTTTCAAAAACCAATTATTCGTCCGCCAGGGCGGCGTTGCTGGAAGCCGGGCGGGTATTTGCCATGTATCAAAAATGGATGGTGGACGGATTCTGCCAGCCGGTGTGGAGCATGGTGCTTGAAGAGGCCTGGCTGCGGGGCATGATCGTTCTGCCGAAAGGGTCCCCGGACTGGTATGATGCGGTTCACGCCTATACCCGTGCCACCTGGATTCCGCCGCGCAAGGGCAACGTAGATCCGTTAAAAGAAATCAAAGCCAATATTCTGGCCATTCAGCATAACATTTCCACACTTGCGGGTGTTACGGCGGAGATCGGCGGCGGGGATTACGAAGCCAACCTGCAGCAAAGGTCCTGCGAACGGAAACTGGAAAGGAAACTTGATATCATTCCGCCCGCCGAGGTGAAAAAACAATCTCAAAAGGAGCCGTCCGATGATTCTGAAAAGTGA
- a CDS encoding head decoration protein, with amino-acid sequence MQDFGMTTRTFEDKNFIGDHPPIMMPGTLSGGNHVSGTVVGIVTATGKKVQLAPAAEDGSEKAAAILYGDLDASAGDEPAVFMEHGAAIEHYLTWPDGITENQKATAIAELKALGIYVK; translated from the coding sequence ATGCAGGATTTTGGAATGACAACCAGAACGTTTGAAGACAAAAATTTTATCGGGGATCATCCGCCTATCATGATGCCCGGGACTCTTTCCGGCGGCAATCATGTTTCCGGAACCGTGGTGGGCATTGTGACGGCAACCGGCAAAAAGGTTCAGCTTGCCCCGGCTGCTGAAGACGGGTCCGAAAAAGCCGCTGCAATTCTTTACGGGGATCTGGATGCGAGTGCAGGGGATGAGCCTGCCGTCTTCATGGAACACGGAGCGGCTATCGAACATTACCTGACCTGGCCGGACGGGATCACGGAGAATCAGAAAGCCACGGCTATTGCCGAGCTGAAAGCCTTGGGCATTTACGTGAAATAA
- a CDS encoding head-tail joining protein — MSAFKDQLQVDLDAAFFNTDEFAKTVVYTPKATGLGVSIAALVEYGVQENNSHGKKGDDYTWNVICQRDVRSAFDRGRTRDLATVEVKASDVPEPHYLDTIEIDGAVWTVTEVYDA; from the coding sequence ATGAGTGCTTTCAAGGATCAGCTGCAGGTGGATCTGGATGCTGCGTTTTTCAATACGGATGAGTTTGCCAAAACCGTGGTTTACACGCCAAAAGCAACGGGCTTGGGAGTGTCCATTGCCGCCCTGGTCGAATACGGGGTACAGGAAAACAACAGTCATGGCAAAAAAGGGGATGACTATACCTGGAACGTGATCTGCCAGAGGGATGTGCGGTCTGCTTTTGATCGTGGCAGAACAAGGGATTTGGCCACGGTTGAGGTTAAGGCATCGGATGTGCCGGAGCCCCATTACCTGGATACCATTGAAATTGACGGGGCGGTCTGGACTGTGACGGAGGTATACGATGCTTGA
- a CDS encoding major capsid protein, with translation MSLDIPDLDWRVQTRTIEQIITPPRMLQDLVFNQRNTNESDTIEVDIEKGGKKLAPFVTDLEGGKIVKGTTRQAKMVKTPRIRLKHPMPAKDLLGQKGPGQIYYAGGITDIMTAKKKKIATEQKNLKNQIFNRTEWMCAQALTGTMSVTQDNVAFQVDYLMPAAHKIVLAGTDKWSDTASKPRKQIKTWAQMIINALGFGPTIMICGTDAAASLGDRLEEDKAFDVRRISAGEFTWKATSNYMGNLGGIDVYSYGSAYEDDSGVDQSLIPANKIYLIATQARFTIEFGLILDLKAGAQVVGELFSKAWMKEDPSALWVLAESRPLPVPWQPEAVIEVTVVD, from the coding sequence ATGAGTTTAGACATACCCGATCTTGACTGGAGAGTTCAGACAAGAACCATTGAGCAGATTATAACACCGCCCAGGATGCTTCAGGACCTGGTGTTCAATCAGAGAAATACCAACGAGTCGGACACCATTGAAGTTGATATTGAAAAAGGTGGCAAAAAGCTGGCTCCGTTTGTCACGGATCTTGAAGGCGGCAAGATCGTCAAGGGGACCACCCGGCAGGCCAAAATGGTAAAAACACCCAGAATCCGGCTCAAACACCCCATGCCTGCAAAGGATCTTCTGGGCCAGAAAGGGCCGGGTCAGATTTATTATGCCGGCGGAATTACCGACATCATGACGGCAAAGAAAAAGAAAATTGCCACGGAACAGAAGAATTTGAAAAACCAGATTTTCAACCGGACCGAATGGATGTGTGCCCAGGCTTTGACCGGCACCATGTCCGTCACCCAGGATAATGTTGCTTTTCAGGTGGATTATCTTATGCCTGCAGCTCATAAGATTGTTCTTGCAGGCACGGACAAGTGGTCTGATACTGCATCCAAACCCAGAAAGCAGATTAAAACCTGGGCTCAGATGATCATCAATGCCCTGGGGTTCGGTCCGACCATCATGATTTGCGGAACGGACGCTGCAGCATCCCTGGGAGATCGCCTGGAAGAGGATAAGGCCTTTGATGTCCGTCGGATTTCCGCAGGAGAGTTTACCTGGAAGGCCACGTCCAATTACATGGGCAACCTGGGTGGAATTGACGTTTACAGTTACGGGTCTGCCTATGAAGATGACAGCGGTGTGGATCAGAGTTTGATTCCGGCCAACAAGATTTATCTGATTGCCACCCAGGCACGGTTTACCATTGAATTCGGTCTCATTCTTGATCTTAAGGCCGGGGCCCAGGTGGTGGGAGAACTTTTTTCAAAAGCATGGATGAAAGAAGATCCGTCCGCTCTCTGGGTACTTGCCGAGTCAAGGCCGCTGCCGGTGCCCTGGCAGCCTGAAGCCGTCATTGAAGTTACGGTGGTGGATTAA
- a CDS encoding S49 family peptidase: MILKSDFNILSEPWAITEDALESIARRLQAENKDMAASFSDGGQKGVNLNIQNEIAIIPVQYSLYRFSYDLIRNQVEAAINDPAVKAIALKIFSPGGLVTGCKELADFIFDAGKKKHIYAYADGLMCSAAYWIGSAARHIAAPVTASVGSIGVRTVHVDWSKWNENAGLNFTHLTAGTYKALGNEDEPLSKQAKDYFQTRLDHLYTIFVDSVARNRGVDAEKALAMADGKVFLAEEALEKGLIDRVEQDFESYFALILKKEKIMDLTTLKNEHSDLYGQVLEKGKAEAAAENEQKIKDAVDAETKRVLDLAGAVLGEDAAGKFTVVVNSGASADVANSLKEIFGQSNKAREDDDDKSSRAEILAGLENAHSNGVGLEKDKEKASGKSVEDQASEYANLVNG, translated from the coding sequence ATGATTCTGAAAAGTGATTTTAATATACTGTCCGAGCCCTGGGCCATTACGGAAGATGCCCTGGAGTCCATTGCCCGCCGGCTTCAGGCCGAGAATAAAGACATGGCCGCTTCTTTTTCAGACGGCGGTCAAAAGGGTGTAAATCTCAATATTCAAAATGAAATTGCAATCATACCGGTTCAATATTCCCTTTATCGGTTTTCATATGATCTGATCCGCAACCAGGTTGAAGCGGCAATCAATGATCCCGCCGTTAAGGCCATAGCGTTAAAGATTTTTTCTCCGGGCGGGCTTGTAACCGGGTGTAAGGAACTTGCGGACTTTATTTTTGATGCGGGAAAAAAGAAACACATTTACGCCTATGCAGATGGCCTGATGTGTTCGGCAGCCTACTGGATCGGTTCTGCGGCCCGGCATATTGCAGCCCCGGTCACTGCCAGCGTGGGAAGCATCGGTGTGCGGACGGTTCATGTTGACTGGTCAAAATGGAATGAAAACGCGGGCTTGAATTTCACCCACCTTACGGCAGGAACTTATAAAGCCCTGGGGAATGAAGACGAACCTTTGAGTAAACAGGCCAAGGATTATTTCCAGACACGGCTTGACCACCTTTACACGATTTTTGTCGATTCCGTGGCCCGGAACCGGGGGGTTGATGCTGAAAAGGCATTGGCCATGGCTGATGGTAAAGTTTTCCTTGCAGAAGAGGCCCTGGAGAAAGGTTTAATCGACAGGGTTGAACAGGATTTTGAATCATATTTCGCATTAATTTTAAAAAAGGAGAAGATCATGGATCTTACAACATTGAAAAATGAGCACTCTGATCTGTATGGCCAGGTCCTGGAAAAGGGAAAAGCCGAGGCTGCTGCAGAGAATGAACAGAAAATCAAGGATGCGGTTGACGCTGAAACCAAAAGGGTTCTGGATCTTGCCGGGGCAGTTTTGGGCGAAGATGCCGCCGGAAAATTTACGGTTGTTGTTAATTCCGGGGCAAGCGCTGATGTGGCCAATTCTCTGAAAGAAATTTTCGGTCAGTCAAATAAGGCCCGGGAAGATGACGACGATAAATCAAGCCGGGCAGAAATCCTGGCTGGGCTGGAAAATGCGCATTCCAATGGGGTGGGACTGGAAAAAGACAAGGAAAAGGCATCGGGCAAAAGCGTTGAAGATCAGGCTTCCGAATATGCCAACCTGGTCAACGGCTAA